A genomic region of Magnolia sinica isolate HGM2019 chromosome 6, MsV1, whole genome shotgun sequence contains the following coding sequences:
- the LOC131249030 gene encoding uncharacterized protein LOC131249030 — MCSKEVKRTCSNRQLLVSYLSDCKYVLQIRDLETEYLHFWNLTARHRCNLATELPEMKIFYEIVISGFDRIEFQVNQIYSSPNEPYMFFKDTCNSSQTVVPTIASAVVGDRRISLGPRAGCAGLARQLELGYRQACLAASRPELPIEVAGPAMHNSNGECW, encoded by the exons CTTTTAGTGAGCTATTTAAGTGATTGCAAGTATGTTCTGCAGATAAGGGACTTGGAAACAG AATATCTTCATTTCTGGAACCTCACCGCTAGACATAG GTGCAACTTAGCAACTGAGCTTCCAGAAATGAAGATATTCTATGAGATTGTTATATCTGGATTTGATCGCATAGAGTTCCAGGTTAATCAG ATATACTCTTCTCCCAATGAGCCATATATGTTTTTTAAG GACACTTGCAATAGTTCACAGACTGTGGTGCCTACTATTGCTTCTGCAGTAGTTGGAGATCGGAGGATATCTTTAGGTCCTAGAGCAGGTTGTGCCGGCCTTGCTAGACAACTAGAACTAGGATATCGCCAAGCATGTCTTGCAGCCAGCAGGCCAGAGCTACCTATTGAGGTTGCAGGGCCTGCTATGCACAATTCGAATGGAGAATGTTGGTAG